ATAAAATTCAAAACTATCCAATCTTATTTTGATGATTTTAATCTAAAGACCTTCTATAGAGCTGTCGAGCCAAGATAATCTTTGGGTTATCCAATTTTTTAAGTAATTTTCTTCTGAATTGTAAGTTGTACCTACAAAATTATTAGGCCATACATAAGAACCTAAAATATTCCATTTAAAAAAATTTGCATTAATAGCTCCCGCTTTTGTCAAGGTAGTATTATATTCCTCTATTCTAGATAGAATGTAAGCATCAGAGAAAATACTTCCTCTCAAGTCATTCCACCGATTTTTTAATTGATTTACAAAATCGGCATCTTCGAGCAACCTTTTCCACCAAAAAGGTATTAAACGTGTGTCATTAGGGCATCTTTCATTAAACTTATATGCCCAAACATTAGTTTCTCCACCACCACAATAATCGGCGTTACCAAAGGCAAGGTTAAAATCCCATATAGGCCCCATTTTTAATTTTTTATTTTTATCCTTATGAATGTATGTACTTAAACGGTAGCCGTCCACATTATTAGATAATTCATTTAGTAAAAAGAAATCTATAAAACTAGAAATTTCAATGTACGCCTTGTAGCCAGAGATAGGGTCTGAAAAATCGTCTGAGATTAAGGCGCTTTCAAAATCTGAAATGTAGGTGGATATGTAGGTTTTTTGCTCGTATGTAATATCTTCGGCATCGGGATATTCAAATAGAAATTTTGTTTTTTGATTGTTTGTAGCATTTGGCGGATCAAAAGATGAAGTAAATGAATTTAAATCGTTGTAGCCATCTCCTAAATTTGTACCTGCTATTTTATCTATTTTTAGAATATAACCGCCTGTTACATCTTCACCAGAATTTTCATCTTCTTTTAATTTATTGATATCTATTCTGTTTTTATCCCTTTTTAGTTTTTCCATAAATACATATACGCCTTGATTTGTATTGTTAATTGACAATTCAACAAATTCCGTACGGCTTGCATACATATCAATATCTCGTGATAAATCATAGATTAACATGTTTCTTATTAATGATTTATCACTGTATGGTCCGTATAAAATCCAATCTTCTTCTTCAGGGAATTCTAATAATGATACATTGAGATCATCATTGTTTTCATCTCGAGTTTCAAAACCGTAAGATTTTTTTGGAAAAGATTGTGAAGAAGCCCCTCTAATTTCGATTCCTATGGCACCATCATATGATACAATTTCATTTTTTGAAATATTTATCTGAGCGTTGATTTTTGGCTCGTCTACAATTGTAGCATTTTTCGTATTTATTTCGATTTGAATTAAGCGATCCTCAGGATTTAGAATTGCTTCTGGTTCTATTTTTTCTGGGCTATTGTCGCAACTTGTCAAAGTTAGCAGCGTAATTAGTATAGATAATAATCTGAATTTCATAAATTAATTTTTAGTAGTGAACGATTTGTATTATTTTAAATAAGGTTTAAGATGTCTTCCTTCAATTTTACAAGGAAATGTGTTAGCACTTTTAATTTGAATTTTATCACCATTTTAAGTTTACATTAACGCCCTCAAAACTATTATTAAACGGTAACCATAGGGTATTTGTTTCTGTATCCCACTCTTTTTTAAAGCTAGTGATAAATTTTTGGTTAACATCAAAAAGGTTAATTTCACTGGGTTTTTTAGGTAACTGAATTCGCATAACATTATTGGTGTTTTTTGGACTTTTAAAAGTAAATGTATAATTGTTCTTAGTGGTTATTTCATTCGAAATTTGCGAATCTGAGGCAATTACTTGAGGGAGCTTTTTTTTATTTTTTGTTAAATCATATAGAAAACCTTGCTCTCCTGGTACGATAATTTTTTTGGAAAGCACCGGCAGTGTTGGATCAAATAAATCAATTACAGGTCCCATTATTTCACAAGATTTATTTGAGACGCTTTCGTCTAATACTGAGACTATCTTAAATGGACCACGCTCTAAATAAAGATTGTTTTTAAATTCTAAGTCTTTATTCATGTTGGCTTTTTTGTAGACAATATTTATCGTTTTTAAATAGCTTGTGTCATTTTCTTTTTCGATTACAAACTCTTTTGGGTTTTTTCTGATTATGTAAATTTGGCCTTTACCACATTGGTATACTCCATCATCTACATTTTCATCAATATCTAGTGACTTGAAGAGGTGTTCCGAAGGCCATTTGTATTTATTATCGCCATTATTCCACCATTCTGACACGGATTGGTAAGGATCATCATCATGACTCACATAAATTAACATACCTCCCTTAGCTACCCACTTTTTAAGTTCTTTGTGAACTTCTACATTGGTAGGTTTCATATTCGAATAACTCATAATTAATACTTTAATATTTTCTAAAGTGGTTTTATAACCAAGGTTTTCCATATGAACCGTCTGTACATGGTAGTGGCTTTTATTTCAATTTTTTGTGTGAAATATGAGTATACTTTAATGTTATGAAGTGTGTAGTTCTAATTCGAGTAAATCATTATGAAATTAATATATTGTATTAATAAAACGTTTTAGTCTACTAATAAAAATAAACCAGCATTTTAAATAAACACTGGTTATTTAACTTAAAATAATAATAAACTAATTATCAATATAGAGTCGCCATTCGCTAAACTGCATATTGTCACCATTCTTTAAAGCCATAACTGTAAAACGATAGAATTGGTATGCAATGGTGTTGGTGGCTAAAAATTCTTTAGTTTCATTTCTTCCTGCAAAATTTATATCAGTTCTAGTATCAATAACCGTCCAATTTACCCCATCTATAGAGGCTGATAATTCCCAATTTTTAGGATCTCTATCCGATGCGTCATTACCCGAGGTTATAGAATAAGAAGTTACTATTTGTTCTTCTGTCAATTCTTGCTGAACGTACCAACCGGAGGTCCACCCTCCAAGAAACATTTTTGTGTTCACATCACCATCAATTAGTTTTAATGAGCCTTCATTTGAATTAGCTCCATTTGAATGATCAGCACTCACCGTTAATGTTGCACCCCCTGTTACATCAATTGGGTCAAAATTTAGTAGTTCTAATCGTAATATTCTCCATTCACTAATTTGAATTAAGCTACTTCCATTGTTTTCAAGTACATTAATTTTATAGGTGGTATATGCCGTTGAGTTATCAAAATTAAATTCTTTTACTTCGTTTCTACCTGACCAACTCTGGTCTGTTCTTGTGTCAAGAACATCGAAATTAATACCGTCATTGGAACCAAGTAATTCCCATGTTTTCATATCTCTATTTGGGGCATCGTTACCTGAAGTAATAGTATATTTATTTACAACGGTTGCTGTGGTATAATTTAGTTGAAAATAGAATTCTTGAGGGAAACCTCCCGTTAAAAATTTAGTATTGTCATCGCCATCTACTAACTTTAAAGAGCCTTCATTAGCACCAGCACCACCATCATTATCTTTACTTACTATTAAAACGCCATTATCCGTAACATCTACAATTGTTGACGCCGGTTCAAACGGATATTCTAAATCAGGAAACTGTGCTTGTGCTTGTAATAATTGATTTGCAAATTCGTCTGACCATCCAAAAGCTGTTTCTGCTAATGGTTGTAAGTCTACACCAGTAGCTCCACTAAAAAAGTGAACCATTTGTCCAATATCTATGCTTCCAGCATAATCATTTCCATCGATTGGGTAATTTTGTGATAAAATTTTAAAAAAGTTACTCAAGGTTACACCCTGAGCATAGTCATTATAAATTGGTAAAAACCAATCTCTAAACCAGAAAGTACCCGCTTGTGGAAAATCTGCTTCATTTGCAGTAAAATTAGTGAGAACTCTTGAAGCATCATCTTCCATACCTAATTCAGTATATAGATCATAAGTAAAAATCTCAGCAAATTTATCTTGCCAAACAGCAGCTGCTGGCGATAAGTGGACACCATTAGCCGAATTTTCAACTACTTTACTCATTAATTGAACTGGGAGATCAATAGCGTTGCCAGTCATTGACTCAGTAGTAATGGGAAAATCAATAAGGCTTTTAGCTCCAGCGTCTTGATCAAAAATAGTTTTGTAAAAACTTGATCCTTCTTCTCCATGACCAATTACATATAGGGTATTACTATTTCCAAACTTGCCATATCTAGTACTTATATAGGACCATGAATCACTAAAAAAAGTTATTGGCCATTCGATATCTCTGTTTACTTCTGAATCAAAATAAATTCCAACATTAGTATCAAAATATTGTCTTGTAACACTTTCTGTATGTCCATTCCAATCTTCTGTTAATCCTCTAGCAGGAGATCCAGGAGGGTCATTGTTTACCACAGAATCAGGTAAACCATTAAGGTCTGCTAGTACATCTTCGGTGCAAGAGCTTAAAAAACTTGCAGTACAAACTAACACCATCAGTAATTTTATTGTATAATTTTTCATAATTAGTTATTTATTAGTATCGCTATAATTATAAGTTTTATTAATTATTTTAGACTTGGGTTTTTGCTATAGTTGTCCCATAATTGATCAATGCTCAGACCTGTATATTTTTCCCATAATTTTGGAGAATATTTATTAGACCTTAATTTATTATCCATTTTTACAACAATTTTTTTATCATAATTTTGGCTTATCCATACTAAAAATCTTGCTGTAATTCTATAACTGTTCTTATAGCTTTGATTTTTTGAAAACTCCGTTAAAGACCATTTTGCACTTTCATTATCAACGCCATATTTATATCTTACAAAATCAGCGATACCTTCAGTTAACCAGCCAGGGCCTGCACCATTAGGATAAGATTGTATTATATGCATAATTTCATGCGTCATTAAATCTAAATCTTTAGGTTTTTTATGAAGCCATTTAGAGCTTACAGTTACTCTTCCGTTATTTGCATAAGCAACTCCATCATATGCAGTATCAATTTTAACGGAAATATCCATTCTCGCATTTTTATTAAAATCTTTGACTAGTTTCGGATAGACTTTATAAATGATATTTTCAAATCCATCAATTATAGATAGAGATAAAGAAGTGTCTTCATTAATGATCGAAACTCTTGGCGTTTTAGTATTTGAATTTAAATCGCTCTGAGCACAAGTAGTATTAGGATTGAAGGTTAATACTAAACAGCTACATACAAATAATAAATTTCTTTTTACTTTTACCGTTAAAGCGTTTTTTTGAATAAATTTCATTTTAGATTGACTATTATTGGGTTGCAACATTTAAAACTTTTTTTACCAGCCTGTATTTTGAATTAAGGAAGTGTTACTATTCAATTCATCTTGGGGAATGGGCCATAGATAATCTTGCTGTCTAAAAACTCTTTCTTCAAATGTTACTACGTTGTAAAAATCATTTTCATTTCTTGCATTTATATCTAAACCATGTGTTGAACCAGCGAAAACTTCAGCTGCAATTTTCCATCTTCTAGCATCAAAATAACGTACGCTTTCAAAAGCAAGCTCAACCCTACGTTCTTTTCTAATAGCAATACGCAGAGCATCTTGACTGCTAGGTGCAGGTAAATCAATATCTCCATATTGGGGTATGCCAGCTCGTTCACGTATTAAATTCAAATATTTAAGAATATCGGCGTTTCCGGGTTCTATTTCATTTAAAGCTTCGGCATAATCTAAATAAATCTCTGCCAAACGAAACATTGGGAGGCTTCTACTGTTATTTCTTCTATCTCCAATAGGTAAGTTTTTACGCACTATGTAACCCGTTGGTGGATAGTCATTTGATCCGGCCTGTCTGCCAGAATTACCTCCATACCATGTTGTTGTGATGATATCACCGAAAAGACGATTAAAATATAAACTATTATTATAGGTAACTCCTACATAAAAACGTGGTTCTCTATTTGTCCATTGATTATAGGTGCTTCTTGCTGTAAAATCAAAAGGAGCCTTATAGTCTGAAAATCCACTTTCTTGATATCCCGATTGTGGATCATCTATTGATCTTCCGTTAGAGGTAAAATAAGAATCTACCATTTCTTGTGTTACACTTAGTCCACCAGCACCGCGTATTTCGGTAGCAGCTCCTAAGTGATAAGGACTAACATCATAATGATATGAATTACCGCCTTCAGGTAACGCATAAATGATTTCTTTATTCCAATCAACGGTCATTACATTTCGAGTAGATAAGTAAGGGTTATAAGAACCGTTATCATTAAATTCTTTATACAATGAGTAGGTATTAGGTACGTACTCACTTATAAATGCTGAAGCGGCATCTGCAGCGAGTCTCCATTTATTTACATCAAGACTTTGCGAAATAAGATTTTCACCTTCTAAATTTTTCAGATTGGCATAATCCGTATTTCCATTAAAAAGTGGACTTGCAGCAAAAAGCAATGTCTTTTGCTTTATAACTAATGCAAAAGGTCTGCTCATTCTTCCTGCATTACTGCCGGAAAACGATATGTTTTGAAGCGCTGTTGCAGCTTGGTCCAGTTCATTTGTAATGTATGTAACTACTTCATCAATAGAATTACGTTCTAAACCTAATTCTTCCAAATTGGCATCAGGTGAAACCGGATCGTTTGGCATTAAAATTATAGGCCCCCAGCTTCTCATTAAATTATAGTAGAAATAGGCACGTAAAACTCTGGCCTCAGCTGTATATTGATTTATAATGTCTGGACTACAATCTTGACATTGATTTATATTGGCTATTAAAGTGGATGCAGATCGTATGCCTCTGTAAAAGTTCGACCATAAATTGCTTACTTCTTGCGTAGTTGCATTCCAATCTCCAATATTTAAGAAATTACCCATGTGGAATCCCCAAACATATTCGGCCTCATCCGAACCACCCGTCCAAGGCCCTGAATTGTTTGAGGTTGTATAACGTTGTGCAAATTCACTCGGTATTTGTGAATAAGCGTTTGCTAAATATTTTTCTACCGTGGTTCTTCTAGAAAATGTTTCTTCAAATGTAAGTCTATCATCGGGTACTTGATCTAAATAATCTCCACTACATGATAAAAGCAAAGCTCCAATAAATATAAATATTATTTTTTTCATGTTTTTGTTTTTTCTTGTTATTGTGTTTTTCATTTTTTTAATAGTTCCCATTGATTAAAACATTACGTTTAAGCCTACGGATACCACTGAAATATTTGGATATGCCCCGCCATTTCCGGTGTTTAATTCCGGATCCCAAAGGTCAAATTTACTAAACGTTAATAGGTTGGTGCCTCTGATATAGAATCTAGTCGTATTAAATTTTAACTTATCAGACAATTTACTAGAAAGAGTATACCCTAATTCTGCAGTTTTTAAACGTAGAAAGTCAATATCCCTTAACCACCAAGTACTGTTTTGGGTGTTGTTGTTTTGGCCGATTCCAGACTCTCCATAAGATAATCTAGGATTTAATGCATAAGGATCATTGTTTTCTGGAGTCCATCTATCCACAGCTGTAGTATATAAGTTACCGGTGCCACCACCACCTATAAAAGGATGTACACCTGAGCCACCAATAAAACGATCTGATGAAGTTTGACCTTGAAAAAACATACTTGCATCAAAGCCTTTATATTTAGCTGTTAATCCAAATCCGTAGGTTAGGGCGGGTACGTCTCCATTTCCTATTTGCTTATTGTCAAAGGAATCAATTTTCCCGTCTCCATTTAAATCTTTATATTTAATATCTCCAGGCATTATTTGACCAAACTGTGTTGGGTATTCAATTCCATCATCAGGAGAAATGAAACCATCACCATTAACGTCATCTTCCAGCGTATATAAACGTTCAGCAATCAATCCGAAATTGGCTAATAATGGTGTGCCTATGCGATCTTGCCAAGGATATAATTGTTTAGGTTGACCATTTTCAATAATCTTATTTCGGTTGTAAGAAAATGTACTTCTAAAATCCAATCGGAATTCATTATATGATTGACCGAAGTTAAGCGATCCATCTACACCCTTGTTTTCAACGATACCCAAATTCCCAAACGGATCTCCTGTTAAACCAATATAATTAGGTACATCGCCTCTTCTTAAAAAAGAACCTACGGTTCTTTCTTTAAAGAAGTCTACAATTATTCTTAAGTTGTTATTTACTGCATTTATTTCGATACCAATATCTTGCTTACGAGCTTCTGCCCATGTAACATCTACGCCATAATAAGTTTCTCGAATACCTTCTGTGTATTGTCTGTTTTCGCCAAAATCATATCCGCTTTGTCCATCTTCAACCCTACTTAAATAGGCGAAACGACCGGCTCCTGATGAAGAACCGACTTTACCATCAGAATACCTGATCTTAAAAAAGTCAATATAATCCTTAACGGGTGCAAAGAATTTTTCGTTTGAAATAATCCAACCTGCAGCAAAAGAAGGGAAAAATCCGTAACGCTTCGTAGGGGCAAAATTTTCCGATCCGTTATATCCTGCATTGACTTCGAAAAAGTACTTATTGTCATAAGAGTACGTTCCTCTTATTGCTAAACCTTCATTTCTAAAAGGTATGGCATCCGTGAAATTCCCTGCAAAAGCATTGACATAATCGGTTCTGTTAAATAATAACAAACCGCTTACATCATGCTTGCCAAAGCTATTATTATAGTTAAATGAGGTTTCTAAATAAAATCTTCTGTTACCGCCGTTACTGTTAGAGTATCCTAAGTAATTTTGACCCGAATAGGTCTCGTTCAATAATAATTCACCATCATCTGTATAAGGAAAGTTTTGATCTACAAAATAAGTATTTTCTCTTTTGCCTCTTCTTGTATTTTGTTCATTATAGTTATCAAAAGCGAACATGGCCGTCCATGAAAGCCCTTCTGTTAATGTGCTCAATTCCTGATTAATTCTAAGATTTGAATACAATTGGTTTTTATTAATATTCTGATACCCTCTACGTGCAACATCTGCGTACGGATTTCTAAGTCCACCATTTGCACTTTTGCCAGGCACAAAACCACCTGGGTAAAGAATAGGGTATTCAACAGGCGGAGCTTCTAACGCTGCAGAAAATATTGTTCCAACACCTTCATTTGGGTAGTTACCTTCAGATACATATCCCTGAATACCTAGGTTTATTTTTGTGGTTTTGGTAATATCAACCGTTAAGTTTGTTGTAAAATTAAAACGCTTAAATTTAGTATCAGAGTCATATGTTTCTAACCCATCTGTTTTAAAAAGACCTTTTTCATCATAGTACCCTAGAGATACATAGTATAAAGCATCTTCTGCTCCTCCAGTAACATTAACTGATGCTTTTCGGTTACGACCAAAATCATTGAATACAGCACCCATCCAATCAACATTTGGGTATAATAATGGATCGAAATTAGAGGCCGTGCGATCAATATATTCTTGAGAATATTTTGGTTCTTGCCCACGTGTGGTTAATGCTTCATTAGCTAAATTCATATAGGTTATTCCGTCTGCCAATTCCGGAACTTTTGTAAACATAGTAATACCTTCATTATAATCAACGGACACTTCGGGCTTTCCAATTTTACCTTGCTTTGTTACTATTATAATAACTCCGTTAGCTCCACGAATACCATAAACGGCGGTTGCGGATGCATCCTTCAGTATTGAAAAGGAAGCAATGTCTCTCGGGTCTATATTGTCTAAAGAGCGTTCGACACCATCTATTAGGATCAATGGCCCCGCAGCACCAAAAGTAGAAATACCCCTAATCCACAAATCGGCTCCATCAAAGCCAGGTAGACCAGAACGCTGAACACCAGTAAGTCCGGCTACACGCCCTGCGAGCATGGTACCAAGATTCGCCACTGGCTGTTGTAATTCTGCCGTTCTAATAGTGGACTGTGCACCAACAACGCTTATTTTTTTTTGTGTACCATAAGCTACCATAACTACTTCGTCTAATGATTGTGGGTCACTTTCTAACTGAAGGTTTATTTCGGTTTGCATACCTACGCTAATTTCTTCAGATTTTAACCCAAGAAAAGAAAAAAGCAAAATAGAATTTTGAGAAGAAACTTTAATAGTATATTTTCCATCAAAATCTGTTACCGTTCCATTATTCGTGTTTTTTTCCATGACACTTGTTCCAGGTAAAGGAACACCATCGGCATCTTTTATGACGCCCGTTATGGTGATAGCATCCGCTTGCTGATAGAAGGCAAGTGCATTGGTTTGGTAAAAAAAAGTTAACGCTAGTATGATAAGGGTTTTAGCACATTGTAGTTTACCATTTTTTAATTGTAAAAAGACAAAATTATCCGTTTTTGTCAGTTTTGAGTGTATTAGTTTTTTCATTCAATGTTAAAGGTTTGTGATAGTTAACACTATGTTAAGAGATTGCTAACATACTAAAACGATTTAGTAAAAACAAATAATTTATTATTTTTTCTGATTGCGAAATTCATTTTTCACATAAAATCAGGGGTGTTATTTAATATTTTCACTAATTTTATTGTAATTTTTATGAATATTGTATTGTTGTGGATATTCATGTTCATGTGGTGCAGAGAATTTTAATATTTAATTAGGATATTTAAATAATTACATGCCCTATTATTCATTACCTTTTTTCTTTCAAGTAGGTAAATTATTTAATTCACTATTAGTAGATATAATTCACCTAATTTAACTATAATAAAGAACTTAAGACGTAAAGGAAATGTTGATAGAATGGTAATTTTTGCTAGTGGGATAGAAGTCCTAATGGTAGTCAGTTATAAGCTTTTGAAATAAGCTATTTCTATTGCTTAAAATGAAATTCCGTTACGACAATAAGTACAGAAATATTTTCGTTAAAATTTTTAAATTTTAATTTATTTTTCACCTCATTTCTTCTTAAATATGACAATTATATTTAGTGCTATTTACTAAATTTTTATGTAAGAAGGACTTAAACCAACTTCTTCTATTTATTTTACCATATTTTGTTTATATTGCTTGCTGTTAAGTGATAATTAGAGAAAATATGAAACTAGAGAAAAAATTGAAAATTCATTATAATTTTACTTTTAATAATTTAAATGGAACTTTAGTAAGTCTAGTTTAATGAAAAAGAGACGTCATTCGATTAAAGATATTGCTTCGGCAAATGGTGTGTCAGTCACTACAGTTTCTTTCGTACTCAACGGTAAGGCGAAAGAAATGAAAATATCAAAAACTGTTACTGAAAAAATATTAAAATATGTTAAAAAAATAAATTACAGACCCAATCAAATTGCACAAAGCTTAAGAACTGGAAAATCGAAAATTTTAGTTTTTATGGTCGAAGATTTTTACTTTTTCTTCGCAAAAATTGCATCAATTATAGAGGATTTAGCTCATGAAAAAGGCTATAAAGTTCTTTTTTGTACTAATGATAATGATGACAATAAATCATCTGAGCTTATTGAGTTATATAAAAATATAAAAGTCGATGGCTATATCATTATTCCCTCACCCGGATTAATGCCAAAAATAAAAGAACTTATTAATGAGGAGTACCCTGTGGTTCTTTTCGAT
The nucleotide sequence above comes from Aureibaculum algae. Encoded proteins:
- a CDS encoding CotH kinase family protein; this encodes MKFRLLSILITLLTLTSCDNSPEKIEPEAILNPEDRLIQIEINTKNATIVDEPKINAQINISKNEIVSYDGAIGIEIRGASSQSFPKKSYGFETRDENNDDLNVSLLEFPEEEDWILYGPYSDKSLIRNMLIYDLSRDIDMYASRTEFVELSINNTNQGVYVFMEKLKRDKNRIDINKLKEDENSGEDVTGGYILKIDKIAGTNLGDGYNDLNSFTSSFDPPNATNNQKTKFLFEYPDAEDITYEQKTYISTYISDFESALISDDFSDPISGYKAYIEISSFIDFFLLNELSNNVDGYRLSTYIHKDKNKKLKMGPIWDFNLAFGNADYCGGGETNVWAYKFNERCPNDTRLIPFWWKRLLEDADFVNQLKNRWNDLRGSIFSDAYILSRIEEYNTTLTKAGAINANFFKWNILGSYVWPNNFVGTTYNSEENYLKNWITQRLSWLDSSIEGL
- a CDS encoding discoidin domain-containing protein, with the protein product MKNYTIKLLMVLVCTASFLSSCTEDVLADLNGLPDSVVNNDPPGSPARGLTEDWNGHTESVTRQYFDTNVGIYFDSEVNRDIEWPITFFSDSWSYISTRYGKFGNSNTLYVIGHGEEGSSFYKTIFDQDAGAKSLIDFPITTESMTGNAIDLPVQLMSKVVENSANGVHLSPAAAVWQDKFAEIFTYDLYTELGMEDDASRVLTNFTANEADFPQAGTFWFRDWFLPIYNDYAQGVTLSNFFKILSQNYPIDGNDYAGSIDIGQMVHFFSGATGVDLQPLAETAFGWSDEFANQLLQAQAQFPDLEYPFEPASTIVDVTDNGVLIVSKDNDGGAGANEGSLKLVDGDDNTKFLTGGFPQEFYFQLNYTTATVVNKYTITSGNDAPNRDMKTWELLGSNDGINFDVLDTRTDQSWSGRNEVKEFNFDNSTAYTTYKINVLENNGSSLIQISEWRILRLELLNFDPIDVTGGATLTVSADHSNGANSNEGSLKLIDGDVNTKMFLGGWTSGWYVQQELTEEQIVTSYSITSGNDASDRDPKNWELSASIDGVNWTVIDTRTDINFAGRNETKEFLATNTIAYQFYRFTVMALKNGDNMQFSEWRLYIDN
- a CDS encoding basic secretory family protein; translated protein: MLQPNNSQSKMKFIQKNALTVKVKRNLLFVCSCLVLTFNPNTTCAQSDLNSNTKTPRVSIINEDTSLSLSIIDGFENIIYKVYPKLVKDFNKNARMDISVKIDTAYDGVAYANNGRVTVSSKWLHKKPKDLDLMTHEIMHIIQSYPNGAGPGWLTEGIADFVRYKYGVDNESAKWSLTEFSKNQSYKNSYRITARFLVWISQNYDKKIVVKMDNKLRSNKYSPKLWEKYTGLSIDQLWDNYSKNPSLK
- a CDS encoding RagB/SusD family nutrient uptake outer membrane protein, translating into MKKIIFIFIGALLLSCSGDYLDQVPDDRLTFEETFSRRTTVEKYLANAYSQIPSEFAQRYTTSNNSGPWTGGSDEAEYVWGFHMGNFLNIGDWNATTQEVSNLWSNFYRGIRSASTLIANINQCQDCSPDIINQYTAEARVLRAYFYYNLMRSWGPIILMPNDPVSPDANLEELGLERNSIDEVVTYITNELDQAATALQNISFSGSNAGRMSRPFALVIKQKTLLFAASPLFNGNTDYANLKNLEGENLISQSLDVNKWRLAADAASAFISEYVPNTYSLYKEFNDNGSYNPYLSTRNVMTVDWNKEIIYALPEGGNSYHYDVSPYHLGAATEIRGAGGLSVTQEMVDSYFTSNGRSIDDPQSGYQESGFSDYKAPFDFTARSTYNQWTNREPRFYVGVTYNNSLYFNRLFGDIITTTWYGGNSGRQAGSNDYPPTGYIVRKNLPIGDRRNNSRSLPMFRLAEIYLDYAEALNEIEPGNADILKYLNLIRERAGIPQYGDIDLPAPSSQDALRIAIRKERRVELAFESVRYFDARRWKIAAEVFAGSTHGLDINARNENDFYNVVTFEERVFRQQDYLWPIPQDELNSNTSLIQNTGW
- a CDS encoding SusC/RagA family TonB-linked outer membrane protein; the encoded protein is MKKLIHSKLTKTDNFVFLQLKNGKLQCAKTLIILALTFFYQTNALAFYQQADAITITGVIKDADGVPLPGTSVMEKNTNNGTVTDFDGKYTIKVSSQNSILLFSFLGLKSEEISVGMQTEINLQLESDPQSLDEVVMVAYGTQKKISVVGAQSTIRTAELQQPVANLGTMLAGRVAGLTGVQRSGLPGFDGADLWIRGISTFGAAGPLILIDGVERSLDNIDPRDIASFSILKDASATAVYGIRGANGVIIIVTKQGKIGKPEVSVDYNEGITMFTKVPELADGITYMNLANEALTTRGQEPKYSQEYIDRTASNFDPLLYPNVDWMGAVFNDFGRNRKASVNVTGGAEDALYYVSLGYYDEKGLFKTDGLETYDSDTKFKRFNFTTNLTVDITKTTKINLGIQGYVSEGNYPNEGVGTIFSAALEAPPVEYPILYPGGFVPGKSANGGLRNPYADVARRGYQNINKNQLYSNLRINQELSTLTEGLSWTAMFAFDNYNEQNTRRGKRENTYFVDQNFPYTDDGELLLNETYSGQNYLGYSNSNGGNRRFYLETSFNYNNSFGKHDVSGLLLFNRTDYVNAFAGNFTDAIPFRNEGLAIRGTYSYDNKYFFEVNAGYNGSENFAPTKRYGFFPSFAAGWIISNEKFFAPVKDYIDFFKIRYSDGKVGSSSGAGRFAYLSRVEDGQSGYDFGENRQYTEGIRETYYGVDVTWAEARKQDIGIEINAVNNNLRIIVDFFKERTVGSFLRRGDVPNYIGLTGDPFGNLGIVENKGVDGSLNFGQSYNEFRLDFRSTFSYNRNKIIENGQPKQLYPWQDRIGTPLLANFGLIAERLYTLEDDVNGDGFISPDDGIEYPTQFGQIMPGDIKYKDLNGDGKIDSFDNKQIGNGDVPALTYGFGLTAKYKGFDASMFFQGQTSSDRFIGGSGVHPFIGGGGTGNLYTTAVDRWTPENNDPYALNPRLSYGESGIGQNNNTQNSTWWLRDIDFLRLKTAELGYTLSSKLSDKLKFNTTRFYIRGTNLLTFSKFDLWDPELNTGNGGAYPNISVVSVGLNVMF